A part of Rhodamnia argentea isolate NSW1041297 chromosome 8, ASM2092103v1, whole genome shotgun sequence genomic DNA contains:
- the LOC115738084 gene encoding uncharacterized protein LOC115738084 isoform X2: MLLLGGEDEEDRADGVLRGGDGGVAAGVVAAGAGGGRGRARALGVDRELHLRVYAMCDGPALSHGPYLGTVTLSSVISILILSVKACVFSINSQMEAEVPSSLARQKLHLKKSWGMPVLFLSSVVFALGHTVVAYRTSFRARRKLLFHRVDPEAVLSCKTVFSGYQKVPRSPTPTAGKTTKSDSETRQKPMGSAHGEGDIPIRFLTDVDSLFMTCQGLAIHYKLCSPSSPSHVLSSAAFSEPNVNCTSPQTVMGRLNVDRQAFSALPKSQHLQRSYSSQFNTSLLYAPLLDSSVPYPILAEEIPALNLDDADVDDRAKNVKTFGQDPNGGLFGIVLIHGFGGGVFSWRHVMGVLSRQVGCAVVAFDRPGWGLTTRPRRKSWEEEEMPNPYKLETQVDLLLSFCLEMGFTSVVLVGHDDGGQLALRAAQKVRASSNSFNIVIEGIVLVSVSLSREVVPGFARILLHTSLGKKHLVRPLLRAEITQVVSRRAWYDARKIAPEFFSLYKAPLFVEGWDEALHEIGKLSYEFVLSPQYAAGLLKAVEDIPVLVIAGAEDALISLKSTQAMASKLVDSRLVAISGCGHLPHEECPKALVAAISPFITNLLSTSESVNQ, translated from the exons ATGTTGCTACTTGGTGGAGAAGATGAGGAGGATCGTGCGGACGGCGTTCTTCGTGGTGGCGATGGTGGCGTCGCTGCTGGCGTCGTCGCTGCCGGTGCTGGTGGCGGTAGGGGACGTGCTCGTGCCCTGGGTGTTGATCGCGAGCTTCACTTGC GTGTTTATGCGATGTGCGATGGTCCTGCTCTCTCTCACGGGCCTTATTTGGGAACTGTTACTCTGTCCTCCGTCATCTCTATCCTCATTCTTTCGGTCAAGGCTTGTGTTTTCTCTATAAACTCTCAAATGGAAGCTGAAGTTCCATCTTCCCTTGCGAGGCAGAAACTTCATTTGAAGAAGTCATGGGGTATGCCTGTCTTGTTCCTGTCTTCGGTCGTATTTGCTTTGGGCCATACTGTGGTTGCTTATAGAACCAGCTTCCGGGCACGGAGGAAGCTTCTGTTTCATCGAGTTGATCCTGAAGCA GTTCTTTCCTGCAAAACCGTTTTCTCCGGTTACCAAAAGGTCCCGAGGTCACCGACTCCAACTGCTGGGAAAACTACAAAAAGTGACTCTGAAACGAGGCAGAAGCCCATGGGGTCTGCTCATGGCGAAGGTGATATTCCGATCAGATTCCTCACGGATGTTGACAGCTTATTTATGACGTGCCAAGGGCTTGCTATCCATTATAAACTCTGCTCGCCTAGTTCACCATCTCATGTTTTGTCCTCGGCTGCCTTCTCTGAGCCCAATGTTAACTGCACCTCGCCACAAACAGTGATGGGTCGGCTAAATGTTGATAGGCAAGCATTCAGTGCTTTGCCAAAATCTCAACATCTTCAGAGGAGCTATAGCAGTCAATTCAACACTTCCTTGCTGTATGCTCCACTTTTGGACAGCTCCGTACCTTATCCTATTCTTGCTGAAGAAATTCCTGCATTGAACCTGGATGATGCTGATGTGGACGACCGGGCTAAAAATGTGAAAACTTTTGGGCAAGATCCCAATGGTGGTCTATTTGGAATCGTCTTAATACATGGATTTGGAGGAGGAGTCTTTTCCTGGAGGCATGTTATGGGAGTGCTTTCACGGCAGGTCGGTTGTGCTGTTGTCGCTTTTGACAGACCTGGCTGGGGATTAACAACCAGGCCACGACGCAAGTCttgggaggaagaagaaatgccTAATCCTTACAAGCTGGAGACACAG GTAgatctccttctttctttctgtttggAGATGGGGTTTACATCTGTGGTGCTTGTCGGTCACGATGATGGTGGCCAGCTTGCCTTAAGGGCTGCACAAAAGGTTCGGGCGTCATCAAATTCTTTCAAT ATTGTAATTGAGGGCATTGTACTGGTAAGTGTTAGCTTGTCTAGAGAAGTTGTTCCTGGTTTTGCGAGGATCCTCTTGCATACTTCCTTGGGTAAAAAGCACTTGGTTCGCCCTTTGTTGCGAGCAGAGATTACTCAAGTGGTGAGTCGTCGTGCATGGTATGACGCAAGGAAGATAGCGCCAGAGTTTTTCAGCCTCTACAAG GCGCCACTATTTGTAGAAGGTTGGGATGAAGCACTTCATGAGATCGGGAAACTCTCTTACGAATTTGTTCTGTCGCCCCAATACGCGGCAGGCTTGCTCAAAGCAGTCGAAGACATTCCTGTTTTGGTTATTGCAGGGGCTGAAGACGCCCTCATTTCTCTCAAATCTACCCAAGCAATGGCATCTAAGCTTGTAGATTCT AGACTTGTTGCAATATCCGGCTGTGGCCACCTTCCGCACGAGGAGTGCCCCAAGGCATTAGTGGCGGCTATATCACCCTTTATAACCAATCTCTTATCGACATCAGAATCAGTGAATCAATAG
- the LOC115738084 gene encoding uncharacterized protein LOC115738084 isoform X1, whose translation MAARGLGCCYLVEKMRRIVRTAFFVVAMVASLLASSLPVLVAVGDVLVPWVLIASFTCVSCYGFREHLRRYSFKSSLTDIPLVSIVRSLIIICVYAMCDGPALSHGPYLGTVTLSSVISILILSVKACVFSINSQMEAEVPSSLARQKLHLKKSWGMPVLFLSSVVFALGHTVVAYRTSFRARRKLLFHRVDPEAVLSCKTVFSGYQKVPRSPTPTAGKTTKSDSETRQKPMGSAHGEGDIPIRFLTDVDSLFMTCQGLAIHYKLCSPSSPSHVLSSAAFSEPNVNCTSPQTVMGRLNVDRQAFSALPKSQHLQRSYSSQFNTSLLYAPLLDSSVPYPILAEEIPALNLDDADVDDRAKNVKTFGQDPNGGLFGIVLIHGFGGGVFSWRHVMGVLSRQVGCAVVAFDRPGWGLTTRPRRKSWEEEEMPNPYKLETQVDLLLSFCLEMGFTSVVLVGHDDGGQLALRAAQKVRASSNSFNIVIEGIVLVSVSLSREVVPGFARILLHTSLGKKHLVRPLLRAEITQVVSRRAWYDARKIAPEFFSLYKAPLFVEGWDEALHEIGKLSYEFVLSPQYAAGLLKAVEDIPVLVIAGAEDALISLKSTQAMASKLVDSRLVAISGCGHLPHEECPKALVAAISPFITNLLSTSESVNQ comes from the exons ATGGCAGCGAGGGGGCTGGGATGTTGCTACTTGGTGGAGAAGATGAGGAGGATCGTGCGGACGGCGTTCTTCGTGGTGGCGATGGTGGCGTCGCTGCTGGCGTCGTCGCTGCCGGTGCTGGTGGCGGTAGGGGACGTGCTCGTGCCCTGGGTGTTGATCGCGAGCTTCACTTGCGTGAGTTGTTATGGATTTAGGGAGCATTTGAGGAGATATTCGTTCAAGAGCTCTTTGACGGACATTCCATTGGTTTCAATCGTTAGATCTCTGATCATCATTT GTGTTTATGCGATGTGCGATGGTCCTGCTCTCTCTCACGGGCCTTATTTGGGAACTGTTACTCTGTCCTCCGTCATCTCTATCCTCATTCTTTCGGTCAAGGCTTGTGTTTTCTCTATAAACTCTCAAATGGAAGCTGAAGTTCCATCTTCCCTTGCGAGGCAGAAACTTCATTTGAAGAAGTCATGGGGTATGCCTGTCTTGTTCCTGTCTTCGGTCGTATTTGCTTTGGGCCATACTGTGGTTGCTTATAGAACCAGCTTCCGGGCACGGAGGAAGCTTCTGTTTCATCGAGTTGATCCTGAAGCA GTTCTTTCCTGCAAAACCGTTTTCTCCGGTTACCAAAAGGTCCCGAGGTCACCGACTCCAACTGCTGGGAAAACTACAAAAAGTGACTCTGAAACGAGGCAGAAGCCCATGGGGTCTGCTCATGGCGAAGGTGATATTCCGATCAGATTCCTCACGGATGTTGACAGCTTATTTATGACGTGCCAAGGGCTTGCTATCCATTATAAACTCTGCTCGCCTAGTTCACCATCTCATGTTTTGTCCTCGGCTGCCTTCTCTGAGCCCAATGTTAACTGCACCTCGCCACAAACAGTGATGGGTCGGCTAAATGTTGATAGGCAAGCATTCAGTGCTTTGCCAAAATCTCAACATCTTCAGAGGAGCTATAGCAGTCAATTCAACACTTCCTTGCTGTATGCTCCACTTTTGGACAGCTCCGTACCTTATCCTATTCTTGCTGAAGAAATTCCTGCATTGAACCTGGATGATGCTGATGTGGACGACCGGGCTAAAAATGTGAAAACTTTTGGGCAAGATCCCAATGGTGGTCTATTTGGAATCGTCTTAATACATGGATTTGGAGGAGGAGTCTTTTCCTGGAGGCATGTTATGGGAGTGCTTTCACGGCAGGTCGGTTGTGCTGTTGTCGCTTTTGACAGACCTGGCTGGGGATTAACAACCAGGCCACGACGCAAGTCttgggaggaagaagaaatgccTAATCCTTACAAGCTGGAGACACAG GTAgatctccttctttctttctgtttggAGATGGGGTTTACATCTGTGGTGCTTGTCGGTCACGATGATGGTGGCCAGCTTGCCTTAAGGGCTGCACAAAAGGTTCGGGCGTCATCAAATTCTTTCAAT ATTGTAATTGAGGGCATTGTACTGGTAAGTGTTAGCTTGTCTAGAGAAGTTGTTCCTGGTTTTGCGAGGATCCTCTTGCATACTTCCTTGGGTAAAAAGCACTTGGTTCGCCCTTTGTTGCGAGCAGAGATTACTCAAGTGGTGAGTCGTCGTGCATGGTATGACGCAAGGAAGATAGCGCCAGAGTTTTTCAGCCTCTACAAG GCGCCACTATTTGTAGAAGGTTGGGATGAAGCACTTCATGAGATCGGGAAACTCTCTTACGAATTTGTTCTGTCGCCCCAATACGCGGCAGGCTTGCTCAAAGCAGTCGAAGACATTCCTGTTTTGGTTATTGCAGGGGCTGAAGACGCCCTCATTTCTCTCAAATCTACCCAAGCAATGGCATCTAAGCTTGTAGATTCT AGACTTGTTGCAATATCCGGCTGTGGCCACCTTCCGCACGAGGAGTGCCCCAAGGCATTAGTGGCGGCTATATCACCCTTTATAACCAATCTCTTATCGACATCAGAATCAGTGAATCAATAG